GCCGGGCAGCCGTAGGGCTGGCTGCTGTCGCAGTAGTGGGGGTAGTTGGCCTGGTTCTGCTCGACGACGTGGACGAGCCCGCCGGTCTCATGGCTGACGTTGGCGAGGAACGCCGCCGCCTCCTGGCGCTTGACCGTGTCGCTGCCGGTGTTGGCGAAGGCCGGGTAGGCGCTCAGGGCCGCGGTCAGTCCGCTGTAGGTGTAGAAGGAACTCCGGCTCGGGAACATCTGGTTGAACTGCGCCTCGCTGACGACGAAGCCGGAGGGGTTGGGCTCGCCCGGGTCCGTACCGCCGCAGGTGCCGCTGTCGGCCCAGACGTCGGCGGTGCCCGGGGTCTCGTTCTGGGTCCACCACTTCGCGGACCAGTTGTGCCCGTTGTAGGAGGCGGTGCCGCCTCCGGTGTAGACGGACGAGGCGTTCCAGGCCGGGGCGCAGGTGGCCGCGGCGGCCGTCGTGGCGGGGAGGATGACGATCGTCGCGACGACCGCGCCCAGCGCGGTCAGCAGACTCAGGACGCGTCTGATCAATGTGATCACTCCTTCGGTGCGGCGCAACGGCTGCCCGTGCGCCGCCATGGGGGGTGCCCGACACTCAAGCGGAATGGTCTGTACCTGTCAAGGTCTAGACCAAGGTTGGCGGATACCCCGGCGAACAACCGGCGAACTTCAGTCGACGGGACCTCTCCGCGCCTCCCAACTCCCTTACCGCGCACGTACGGTGGCGCGAAATGATGGCCGCGCCAGGCGCACGCCCGTGCGCGTCGGGGGGAGTGCGAGAAAGCCGTGGAGTGGTTCAGCGCCGAGAACGTCGTGGCCGTCCTCACCGCCGTACTGGGCGTCCTGGCCTCCGTCGGGGTGCTCTGGTACGAGCGCCGGGTGCCCCGCCGCAAACGCATCGGCTACCGGGTCCAGATGGACACTCCGATAGGCAGCGACGTCAGCCAGGGGCGGGCCAACGTGCGGCTCGGACTCTTCAACGAGACACCGGACATGGCCGACGCCACGCTCGTCCTGCTGCGCGTCGAGAACGACGGCTCGCAGTCCATCGCCGACAGCGACTACACCGGCCGCGAACTGCACGGCCTGACCGTCGAGTTCACCGGCCGCACCGTGCGCGGGATCGCGGTCACGCAGTCACCGAACGCCGACCACCTGATGGAGCACTTCACCCCGGCGGGCGGGATGCGGCACAGCGGGCCGCTGATCCGGCTGCCCCGCGTACCGCTCAACCGCAACGAGCACTTCAAGCTGCTCGTCCTGCTCACCGGCGCGAACGTGGGCAGCCCCATCACCGTCACCGGCGGCATCCGGGACGGTGTGGTGGCGCCGAACAAGGCCGCACGCCCCGACGAGAAGCCGCCCCTCTTCGGCCGGGCCGCCCGGCTGATCACCGTGGCCCTCACCGTCTGCGTCGTCACGCTCGCCTCGATCATCCTCGTACGGGACGACAGCCCGCCGCCGATCGGCTGCGCCGGGGGCGAGCTGACGGTCACCGGCTCCACCGCGTTCGCCCCGGTCGTACGCGAACTGGCGGAGAAGTACGAGAAGGAGTGCGAGGGCTCCACCATCCATGTGGACGCGCACGGTTCCAACGCCGGCATACGGCAGCTCGCCGATCAGGGCGCCAAGGAGGCGAGCTCCGGCGCCCCCGCCCTGGTCGCCCTCTCCGACGGACCGAAGCCGGACGGCTATCCGCAGCTGCGCGAGACCCGGGTCGCGGTCTCGCTCTTCTCCCTCGTCCTCAACGACCGGGTGCAGGTGCGCGACCTCTCCCTGGAGGACATCCGGAGGATCTACCGGGGCGACATCCGTAACTGGAAGGCCCTCGGCGGTCCCGACCTGAAGGTCCTGCTGGTGAGCCGCGACGCCAACTCCGGCACCCGCGAGGTCTTCCAGCGGCGCGTACTGGGCCGCAACGAGCCCGCGCAGTCCTCCCGCGACTGCGCCACCAAGGACGACGCGCAGGCCGCGGTCACCCGCTGCGAACTCGACAGCACCGAACAGGTGCTGTCCACCGTGGCCAGGCTCCCCGGAGCCATCGGCTACAGCGAACTGCGCGCCGGAACCCCGCTGAACGGACTGCACCAGCTCGCGATCGACGGCACCGCCCCGTCCGTGGACACGATCGGGAGCAGCGACTACCCGTACCGCGAGATCGAGTACGCCTACAGCTACGGCCAGCCGCCCGCGGACTCGCTGGCCTCCAGCTTCCTCGGCTATCTCAGCCGGGGCAGCGGCCAGGACGTCATCCGGACCCACGGACATCTGCCGTGCGCGACCCCCAAGGGCCTGCGGATCTGCGGCGCGGACTGAGGACGCCGGGAAACGCGGGAGGGCCGGGACGCATGCGTCCCGGCCCTCCCGCGGCTTCCGGTCTAGAGGAAGGAGTTGATCTCGATCGTCTCGGTACGGCCGGGGCCGACACCGATCGCCGAGATCGGAGCGCCCGACATCTCTTCGAGCGCCTTCACGTAGCCCTGCGCGTTCTTCGGCAGGTCGTCGAAGGTCTTGGCCTTCGTGATGTCCTCGGACCAGCCCGGCAGCATCTCGTAGATCGGCTTCGCGTGGTGGAAGTCGGTCTGGTTGTACGGGAGCTCCTCGACGCGCTTGCCGTCGATCTCGTACGCGACGCACACCGGGATCTGCTCCCAGCCGGTCAGCACGTCCAGCTTCGTCAGGAAGAAGTCGGTGAGACCGTTGACCCGGGTCGCGTAGCGCGCGATCGGGGCGTCGAACCAGCCGCAGCGACGGTCACGGCCGGTGGTGACACCGCGCTCGCCACCGATGCGGCGCAGCGCCTCGCCGTCCTCGTCGAGCAGTTCCGTCGGGAACGGTCCGGCGCCGACGCGCGTGGTGTACGCCTTGAGGATGCCGATGACCCGGCTGATCTTCGTCGGGCCCACGCCGGAACCGGTGCAGGCGCCGCCCGCGGTCGGGTTCGACGAGGTGACGAAGGGGTACGTGCCGTGGTCGACGTCGAGCAGCGTTCCCTGGCCACCCTCGAAGAGGACGACCTTGCCCTCGTCGATGGCGTTGTTCAGGATCAGCGTCGTGTCGGAGACGTACGGCTTGAGCCGGTCCGCGTAGGTGAGCAGCTCTTCGACGATCTTCGCGGATTCGATCGCGCGCCGGTTGTAGAGCTTGGCGAGGATCTGGTTCTTGAAGTCGAGGGCCGCTTCGACCTTCTGGACGAGGATCGACTCGTCGTAGAGGTCCTGGACCCGGATGCCGACGCGGTTGATCTTGTCCGCGTACGTCGGTCCGATCCCGCGACCGGTGGTACCGATCTTGCGGGAGCCGAGGAAGCGTTCCGTCACCTTGTCGACGGTGACGTTGTACGGAGTGATCAAATGAGCGTTACCGCTGATCAGAAGCTTGGACGTGTCGACGCCTCGCTCGTTCAGACCGTTCAGCTCGGAGAACAGCACGGCCGGGTCGACCACGACACCGTTACCGATGACCGGGGTACACCCCGGCGACAGGATTCCGGAGGGGAGGAGATGCAGTGCGTACTTCTGGTCGCCCACGACGACCGTGTGGCCGGCATTGTTGCCGCCCTGGTAGCGCACTACATAGTCCACGGATCCACCGAGGAGGTCGGTGGCCTTCCCCTTGCCCTCGTCACCCCACTGAGCACCGAGCAGCACAAGTGCGGGCACAGGCGTACACCCCTTCCGGGCGGGGCATGTCCAAGGTCAGGGGGCGTACGTAAAGGTGTACCTGCCGTACGACGATGTACGGCAAAGCCTGAGCCGTCGAACCGGGTGCCCCGGAATAGACGAAGCCCCTGGCGCAATAGCGCAAGGGGCTCTTGCACCAAGATGCTACCCGAGGAAGGACCGAGGTGTCGGCTGCAGAGCCCCCCGGCGACGGCGACCACCAGCTTCTGGTGCTCATCGACCCGGTTGCCCGCCGGACCGACGGCGAGTCCGTCCGTATCGCGAAGGACGTGCTGAGCGCCGGCTCGCACGCCAAGATCTGCCTTCCGGACACGCCGGAGGAGTTCGTCCGGGCCCTGTCCAGGCGGGGCGGGAGACGGCCGGTGGTCGTCGGTGACGACCGGTCGCTGCTGCGCGCCGTGGCCCACCTCCACCGGGAGCGCGAGCTCTCCGAAGGCGCCCTCGCCCTGGTCCCGGTGGGCGCCGCCCCCGCCCTGGAACTCGCCCATGCCCTCGGCGTGCCCCGGGGCGCGGTGGCCGCCGCCCGTTCGGCGCTCGACGGCACGGTCCGCCGGCTGGACCTGCTGGTCGACGACAGCGACGGCGTCGTCCTCGGCACGCTGCGCATCCCCGCCCCGCCCCCGTCCTCCGGGACCTCGCACACGGGCGTCACGGCGGTCTGGGACACCTGCCGCTCACTGGTGGCCTCACTGGTCCGCCCCGCCCCGGCCGGGGCCCACACGCCGCCGCGTACGCACCGCCTGCGCGTGGAGGCGGACGGAGTCCTGCTCAACGACCTGGACCGCCCCGTCACGGGCGTCTCGGTGACCGCGCAGGGCGACGGCGGCCTGGCCGACGTGGTGATCCACACCGCACCGGGCCGTACGGAGTCCAGGGAGGCGAAGGCCGTCACGGTCTCCGGCGCCGACTTCCGCTACCTGGCCGACATAAACGTCACCGGACCGGTCCGCACCCGGACGTGGACGGTGCGGGCCGGGGCGTGGTCGCTGATACTTCCGGCGAGCGCGGAGTAGGGCGTCCCGTTCAGGCGTCCAGGGACGCGCGGTGGGCGCGCCAGCGGTCCATCATTCCCACGAGCTCCGACTGCACGAACTCGAAGAAGGCCGCGGTCTCGGCGAGCCGGACCCCGGCAGGGGTGTCCTCGCCGAGGGTGCGGGCGCCCTCCTTGAGGGTCTCCTCCCAGCGGGTGAGCACGCGGTCCCGGCTCGCGAAGGTGGTGTACCAGATCTCGTTGTGCAGGCGGTAGCGGTCGCGGCGGGAGCCCGGCTCGCGCTCCCTGCTCACCATGCTGACCTGGGTCAGGTAGCTGACCGCGCCGGAGACGGCGGCCGGGCTGATCTGCAGGGCCAGCGCGAGCTCGGCCGAGGTCATCGAGCCGTCGTCGTCCGCGAGGAGCGCCGCGAAGACGCGCGAGGCCATGCGCTGCATGCCCGCCTCGGTCATGTCGGCCGCGAACCGCTCGACGAACCGCGACACGGCCTCGTCGTCGCGCCCGTCCGCGCTGGATTCACCGGTTTCGCTGGTCATCGCCTCATCGTCTCCCCATCGCCCCCGCACTCGATCACGCTCTGGATTTTATACGCTTCCTTAACTTCACAACTTTGTGAAAGTAGCGTACGTTCTGAAACATGACGAAGGCGATCACCGTGGCCGGACTGCACAAGTCGTTCGGGCGGACACATGCGCTGGACGGCCTCGACCTGAACGTCGAGACCGGTGAGGTCCACGGCTTCCTCGGGCCCAACGGCTCCGGGAAGTCCACCACCATCCGGGTCCTGCTGGGGCTGCTGCGGGCCGACTCCGGCGCCGCGCAGGTCCTCGGCCGGGACCCCTGGGACGACGCGGTGGAGGTGCACCGGCGCATCGCGTACGTCCCCGGTGACGTCACCCTGTGGCGCAACCTCTCGGGCGGCGAGGTCATCGACCTCTACGGGCGGCTGCGCGGCGGCGGCCTCGACCGGCAGCGGCGCGCCGACCTCGTCGAGCGGTTCGAGCTGGACCCCACCAAGAAGGGGCGCACCTACTCCAAGGGCAACCGACAGAAGGTCGCCCTCGTCGCCGCACTCGCCGCCGACGTCGACGTCGACCTGCTGATCCTCGACGAGCCGACCTCCGGGCTCGACCCGCTCATGGAGGAGGTCTTCACGGAGTGCGTACGGGAGGCGGCCCGTGAGCGCGGACAGACGGTGCTGCTCTCCTCGCACATCCTGAGCGAGATCGAGACCCTCTGCGACCGGGTCAGCATCATCCGCAAGGGCGTCACCGTCGAGACGGGATCCCTCGCGGACCTGCGCCATCTGACCCGTACGAGCGTCACCGCGGAACTGGCCACGGAGCCCGACGGGCTCGCCGGACTGCCCGGCGTCCACGACCTGGACGTGCGGGGCAGGCGCGTACGGCTCCAGGTCGACACGGACAAGCTCGACGCCGTACTGCGCTCGCTCACCGCCTCCGGCGTCCGGACGCTGACCAGCACCCCGCCCACCCTGGAGGAACTCTTCCTCCGCCACTACCAGGACACCGCGTCCACGGCGACGGAAGAGGCGATCGCGCGATGACCGCGGACCTCGCGGTACGGGGCTCCGGCGGCGCCGGGCAACTCACCGGAACGAGCCCGCTGTTCAGGCTCGCCCTGCGCCGGGACCGCGTCGTGCTCCCGGTCTGGGTCCTTGTAATCACCCTGATCGTCGTCAGCGGCGGCTCGTCCATCGAGACGCTGTACGACACTCCGGCCGACCGGGCCGAGGCCGCCCGGTCGCTGGCCGCCAACAGTTCGTTGCGCGCCCTGTACGGACCGGTCTTCGGCGACTCCGTCGGCGCCCTGGTGGCCTGGCGGTTCGCCGTCGTCGCCGCCACGCTGGCCGCCGTGATGAGCCTGGTCATCGTCGTCCGGCACACCCGGGAGGAAGAGGAGACGGGCCGTCAGGAGATGCTCTCCTCGGCGATGGTGGGGCGACGCGCCCCGCTGACCTCGGCGCTGCTCACCGCGCTCGTGGCCAACGGACTGGTCGCGCTGTTCGTCACGGTCGGCCTCGCGGGGCAGGGCGGCACGGGAGCACTGGCGCTCGGGCTCGCGATCGGCGCGACCGGGATGGTCTTCGCCACGGCGGCGGCGATCGTCGCGCAGCTCACCGAGAGCGCCCGGCTCGCCAAGGGGATGGCGGGCGCGGTCGTCGGCCTCGCCTTCCTGCTGCGGGCGGCCGGTGACTCCGGTTCGGACGGCTCCTCCGCCCTGACCTGGCTCTCACCGATCGGCTGGGCCGAGAACGTGCGGCCGTACGCGGGCGAACGCTGGTGGGTGCCGCTGCTCTCCGTCACGGCGATCGTCGCCCAGGGCGCGGTGGCGTACACCCTGGCCGGACGCCGCGACATCGGCATGGGCTTCCTCCCGGCCCGGCCGGGACCGGCCGAGGGCGCGCTCGCCACGGCGGGCGCTCTGGCCCGCCGGCTGCAGCGCGGCACCCTGGCCGGCTGGACCGCGGGCTTCGCCGTCGCGGGCGTCGTCTTCGGCGGCATGGCCGAGGGCGCGGCCGATCTGGTCGGTGACAACGAACAGGCCCGGGAGATCTTCGCGCGGATGGGCGGCCAGGAGGCCATGACCCAGGCGTTCCTGGCCGCGATGACCGGGATGCTGGGGATGATGGCCGCGCTGTACGCGGTGGCGTCGGTCCTCCGCCTCCACGGCGAGGAGACCTCGCAGCGCGCCGAACCGCTCCTCGCGAACCGGCTGGGACGGCTGCGCTGGGCGGCCGGCCACCTGGTGTTCGCCTTCGGCGGGACGGTCGTCGTCATGCTGGCGGGCGGCCTCGGACTGGCCGTCGGCTACGGCGAAGAGTTCGGCGCGGTGCTCGGCGCGGCCCTGGTCCAGGTGCCCGCGATCTGGCTCCTCGGCGGCCTCGCGGTGCTGCTGTACGGGCTCCTTCCCAAGGTCGCGCCCGCGGCCTGGGGTGTGGTCGGGGCGTGTCTGCTGATCGGCTGGATCGGCCCGGCGCTCGACCTGCCCCGGCCGGTGATGAACCTGTCCCCGTTCGGCCACCTGCCGAAGCTGCCGGGCACGGAGATGGCCTGGACCCCGGTGCTCCTGATGACGCTGGGAGCCGCGGCGCTGGTGGCCGCGGGCCTGGCGGGACTGCGCCGCCGGGACATCCTGACCTGAGAGGGTCCGGGGGCGACGCCCCCGGACCCCGGTCTCAGAGCTCCACGTTCAGCGCCTTGAGCCCCCGGATCACATAGCCCGGATGCCACTGGGGCTCCTCGACCAGCCGCATGTCCGGCGCCTTGCGCAGCAACTCACCGAACGAGGCCGCCAGTTCGATACGGGCCAGCGGCGCCCCCAGGCAGTAGTGGATCCCCGCCCCGAAGGTGATGTGCGGATTGTCCGGCCGGGACAGATCCAGCGTGCCGGGCTCGGCGAACCGCTCCGGGTCCCGGTTGGCCGAGCCGAAGAGCAGCGCGACCTCCGAGCCACGCGGAATGACCGTGCCGGCGATCTCGATGTCGTCGAGCACCCAGCGCTCGAACATCTGCAACGGGGTGTCGTACCGCAGCAGTTCCTCCACCGCGGTGGACAGCAGACCGTGATCGGCGCGCAGCGCCGCCAGCTGCTCCGGGTGCCGGAAGAGCGTCCACCAGCCGTTGACCGTGGTGTTGACGGTCGCCTCGTGCCCCGCGTTCAGGAGCAGCACGCACGTGGAGATCATCTCCTGCTCGCTGAGCCGCTCCCCCTCGTCGTGGGCGGCGATCAGCGCGGAGATCAGGTCCGTACCGGGCTCCTTGCGGCGCTCCGCGATCAGCCCCCGCAGATACGCGGAGAAGTCCACCGACGCCCGGACCGCCTCCCGGGCCGTCTCCTCCGACGGGTTCAGCTCGAACATTCCGCAGATCGCCGAGGACCACGGCCGCAGCAGCGCCCGGTCGGCCTCCGGCACCCCGAGCATCTCCGCGATCACGGCGACGGGCAGGGGCTCGGCGACCTCCGCCAGCAGATCGCCGCCGCCCGAGGCGACGAACGCGTCGACCAGCTCGGCCGCCAGCCGCTCCACCGTGGGCGCGAGCCGCTCGACCGTACGTGGCGTGAACGCCTTGGAGACCAGCCGCCGGATGCGGGTGTGGTCGGGGGCCTCCAGATCGAGCAGCCCCTGCCCGTTGAGCGTGTGGAAGGGCTCGTGGGCGTCCGGCGGAGGGGTGAGACCGAACTCCTCGTGGGTGAACCGGTGCAGATACGTCCGGCCCAGCCGCCGGTCCCGCAGCAGGCCGGACACGTCGGAGTAGTGCGGGATCAGCCACTGCCGGGTCTGCTCGAAGTAGTGCGCCCGGCCTGCGGCGCGCAGCGCTGTGTAGGCGGGGTACGGATCGGCGACGAACGCCGGCGACCAGGGGTCGAAGGACACATGCATGACCTGACGCTACCGTCGGCACCGGGGCCGCGCTCAGGGAGCCGAAGCGTTATCCGGCAGCGCTTCAGTCGGCGTGATCGCGTTGCTACGTTGAGCGCCCTGTCGGGACGGATTCCTCAAGGGCGGCCATGCGAGGCATACGAATGCGAGTCGCCGGTACGGCGGCGGCGCTGCTGGCCGCGGTACTCACCGGTTGCGCCGAGCCGCGGAGCGCGACGACGGTCGCGGAGAAGCCCGCTCTTCCGCCGTCGCCCGCGGTGAGCGACAGCCCGACACCCTCCGTCTCCCCGTCCCCCGCCTCTCCGTCCCCGACCGTCACGCGGCCGAGCGCCACCGGAAGCCCGTCGGTCCGGCCGGCCACCCGGCCCGTCACCACCCCGGAACCGACTGCGCCGAAGCCGACGTTCCTGCGGATGACGGTCGCCGCCGGGGCGGGCCGGCTCGACCTGGTCCGCGGCGGCGCCGCCGAGGAGTTCACCGTCACCCTGCACAACGGCAACACCCGGGCGTACGGACATCTGCGGCTTGCGTTCCAGATGGAGATCCTCGTCGACGGAACCCCGGCCAACGAACGTCCGCCGTCCGACGGCTTCGTACTGGAACGCTGGGACGCCGCGACGGGCGCGTGGCGCGGCGCGGAGCTGCGTATCGCCAATGACGCCCTGCCGCCCGAGTTCCACGAGGGCGGTGTCCCGCTGGCCCGCGACACGGTGCGCACCGAGCGCTACCGGCTGCGTGCCGGGTCCGCGGGTCCGGTCGGGAGCACGCCCCTGATGATCGCGCTGATCGACACGGACGCGCCCGCCGGCGCATCGGCCGGCGAGGCGCGCCCGGCCTCCTTCGCCCTGCCCCACACCACCCGGCGGGACTGACCGGGGTACGTCGTCCCCGGCCGCCGGCCCTCTACCCGGGCGTGACGAGGCGTGCCTCGTACGCGAACACCGCCGCCTGCGTACGGTCCCGCAGCCCCAGCTTCACGAGAATGCGGCTGACATGCGTCTTGATGGTGGACTCGGCGACCACCAGGCGCGAGGCGATCTCCGCGTTCGACAGTCCCTGCGCGATCAGGACGAGCACCTCCGTCTCCCGCTCCGTGAGATCGCCGATGCGGGCGAGGACGGGAGACCGCGGTGCCTCGGCGAGCTTCGAGAACTCCGTGATCAGCCGCCGTGTGACGGTCGGCGCGAGCAGTGC
The Streptomyces sp. NBC_00234 DNA segment above includes these coding regions:
- a CDS encoding glycoside hydrolase family 19 protein → MIRRVLSLLTALGAVVATIVILPATTAAAATCAPAWNASSVYTGGGTASYNGHNWSAKWWTQNETPGTADVWADSGTCGGTDPGEPNPSGFVVSEAQFNQMFPSRSSFYTYSGLTAALSAYPAFANTGSDTVKRQEAAAFLANVSHETGGLVHVVEQNQANYPHYCDSSQPYGCPAGQAAYYGRGPIQLSWNFNYKAAGDALGIDLLGNPYLVEQNASVAWKTGLWYWNTQNGPGTMTAHNAMVNGAGFGETIRSINGSLECNGGNPAQVQSRIDKYRAFTQILGTTTGSNLSC
- a CDS encoding substrate-binding domain-containing protein, translating into MEWFSAENVVAVLTAVLGVLASVGVLWYERRVPRRKRIGYRVQMDTPIGSDVSQGRANVRLGLFNETPDMADATLVLLRVENDGSQSIADSDYTGRELHGLTVEFTGRTVRGIAVTQSPNADHLMEHFTPAGGMRHSGPLIRLPRVPLNRNEHFKLLVLLTGANVGSPITVTGGIRDGVVAPNKAARPDEKPPLFGRAARLITVALTVCVVTLASIILVRDDSPPPIGCAGGELTVTGSTAFAPVVRELAEKYEKECEGSTIHVDAHGSNAGIRQLADQGAKEASSGAPALVALSDGPKPDGYPQLRETRVAVSLFSLVLNDRVQVRDLSLEDIRRIYRGDIRNWKALGGPDLKVLLVSRDANSGTREVFQRRVLGRNEPAQSSRDCATKDDAQAAVTRCELDSTEQVLSTVARLPGAIGYSELRAGTPLNGLHQLAIDGTAPSVDTIGSSDYPYREIEYAYSYGQPPADSLASSFLGYLSRGSGQDVIRTHGHLPCATPKGLRICGAD
- a CDS encoding adenylosuccinate synthase, with product MPALVLLGAQWGDEGKGKATDLLGGSVDYVVRYQGGNNAGHTVVVGDQKYALHLLPSGILSPGCTPVIGNGVVVDPAVLFSELNGLNERGVDTSKLLISGNAHLITPYNVTVDKVTERFLGSRKIGTTGRGIGPTYADKINRVGIRVQDLYDESILVQKVEAALDFKNQILAKLYNRRAIESAKIVEELLTYADRLKPYVSDTTLILNNAIDEGKVVLFEGGQGTLLDVDHGTYPFVTSSNPTAGGACTGSGVGPTKISRVIGILKAYTTRVGAGPFPTELLDEDGEALRRIGGERGVTTGRDRRCGWFDAPIARYATRVNGLTDFFLTKLDVLTGWEQIPVCVAYEIDGKRVEELPYNQTDFHHAKPIYEMLPGWSEDITKAKTFDDLPKNAQGYVKALEEMSGAPISAIGVGPGRTETIEINSFL
- a CDS encoding diacylglycerol kinase; translation: MSAAEPPGDGDHQLLVLIDPVARRTDGESVRIAKDVLSAGSHAKICLPDTPEEFVRALSRRGGRRPVVVGDDRSLLRAVAHLHRERELSEGALALVPVGAAPALELAHALGVPRGAVAAARSALDGTVRRLDLLVDDSDGVVLGTLRIPAPPPSSGTSHTGVTAVWDTCRSLVASLVRPAPAGAHTPPRTHRLRVEADGVLLNDLDRPVTGVSVTAQGDGGLADVVIHTAPGRTESREAKAVTVSGADFRYLADINVTGPVRTRTWTVRAGAWSLILPASAE
- a CDS encoding GbsR/MarR family transcriptional regulator, which translates into the protein MTSETGESSADGRDDEAVSRFVERFAADMTEAGMQRMASRVFAALLADDDGSMTSAELALALQISPAAVSGAVSYLTQVSMVSREREPGSRRDRYRLHNEIWYTTFASRDRVLTRWEETLKEGARTLGEDTPAGVRLAETAAFFEFVQSELVGMMDRWRAHRASLDA
- a CDS encoding ABC transporter ATP-binding protein; this translates as MTKAITVAGLHKSFGRTHALDGLDLNVETGEVHGFLGPNGSGKSTTIRVLLGLLRADSGAAQVLGRDPWDDAVEVHRRIAYVPGDVTLWRNLSGGEVIDLYGRLRGGGLDRQRRADLVERFELDPTKKGRTYSKGNRQKVALVAALAADVDVDLLILDEPTSGLDPLMEEVFTECVREAARERGQTVLLSSHILSEIETLCDRVSIIRKGVTVETGSLADLRHLTRTSVTAELATEPDGLAGLPGVHDLDVRGRRVRLQVDTDKLDAVLRSLTASGVRTLTSTPPTLEELFLRHYQDTASTATEEAIAR
- a CDS encoding ABC transporter permease, translated to MTADLAVRGSGGAGQLTGTSPLFRLALRRDRVVLPVWVLVITLIVVSGGSSIETLYDTPADRAEAARSLAANSSLRALYGPVFGDSVGALVAWRFAVVAATLAAVMSLVIVVRHTREEEETGRQEMLSSAMVGRRAPLTSALLTALVANGLVALFVTVGLAGQGGTGALALGLAIGATGMVFATAAAIVAQLTESARLAKGMAGAVVGLAFLLRAAGDSGSDGSSALTWLSPIGWAENVRPYAGERWWVPLLSVTAIVAQGAVAYTLAGRRDIGMGFLPARPGPAEGALATAGALARRLQRGTLAGWTAGFAVAGVVFGGMAEGAADLVGDNEQAREIFARMGGQEAMTQAFLAAMTGMLGMMAALYAVASVLRLHGEETSQRAEPLLANRLGRLRWAAGHLVFAFGGTVVVMLAGGLGLAVGYGEEFGAVLGAALVQVPAIWLLGGLAVLLYGLLPKVAPAAWGVVGACLLIGWIGPALDLPRPVMNLSPFGHLPKLPGTEMAWTPVLLMTLGAAALVAAGLAGLRRRDILT
- a CDS encoding cytochrome P450, with translation MHVSFDPWSPAFVADPYPAYTALRAAGRAHYFEQTRQWLIPHYSDVSGLLRDRRLGRTYLHRFTHEEFGLTPPPDAHEPFHTLNGQGLLDLEAPDHTRIRRLVSKAFTPRTVERLAPTVERLAAELVDAFVASGGGDLLAEVAEPLPVAVIAEMLGVPEADRALLRPWSSAICGMFELNPSEETAREAVRASVDFSAYLRGLIAERRKEPGTDLISALIAAHDEGERLSEQEMISTCVLLLNAGHEATVNTTVNGWWTLFRHPEQLAALRADHGLLSTAVEELLRYDTPLQMFERWVLDDIEIAGTVIPRGSEVALLFGSANRDPERFAEPGTLDLSRPDNPHITFGAGIHYCLGAPLARIELAASFGELLRKAPDMRLVEEPQWHPGYVIRGLKALNVEL